From one Bradyrhizobium sp. Ash2021 genomic stretch:
- a CDS encoding proton-translocating transhydrogenase family protein, which translates to MEHVAQVVDPFTFRLSIFVLAVFVGYFVVWSVTPALHTPLMSVTNAISSVIVVGALLAGGVGMVSGGSGWARGFGFIALIFASVNIFGGFLVTQRMLAMYKKKAK; encoded by the coding sequence ATGGAGCATGTAGCCCAAGTCGTTGATCCCTTTACGTTCCGGCTGTCGATTTTCGTCCTCGCCGTGTTCGTCGGCTATTTCGTGGTGTGGTCGGTGACCCCTGCGCTGCATACCCCGCTGATGTCGGTGACGAATGCGATCTCTTCGGTGATCGTGGTCGGCGCGCTGCTCGCGGGCGGTGTCGGCATGGTCAGTGGCGGCAGCGGCTGGGCGCGCGGCTTTGGCTTCATCGCCCTGATCTTCGCCAGCGTGAATATCTTCGGCGGCTTCCTTGTCACCCAGCGCATGCTGGCGATGTACAAGAAGAAGGCCAAGTGA
- a CDS encoding type II toxin-antitoxin system death-on-curing family toxin, which yields MTEPFWLTRQMIVAIHDEQLTIHGGASGLRDEGMLESALDRPKNRWSYEQADLPELAAAYAFGIARNHPFVDGNKRTSLLALYTFLGVNGVDFIVPEAEAAAMILSLAAGEVSEASLTRWIRDNWPSE from the coding sequence ATGACCGAGCCGTTTTGGCTCACCCGCCAAATGATTGTTGCGATCCACGATGAGCAACTCACGATCCACGGTGGCGCAAGCGGTTTGCGAGACGAGGGCATGCTCGAATCTGCTCTCGATCGGCCGAAAAACAGGTGGTCCTATGAGCAGGCTGACCTGCCCGAACTGGCGGCGGCCTACGCCTTTGGGATCGCGCGCAATCATCCGTTTGTAGACGGCAATAAGCGCACCTCGCTGCTGGCGCTGTACACCTTCCTGGGCGTGAACGGCGTTGATTTTATCGTGCCTGAAGCGGAGGCGGCGGCTATGATTCTTTCCCTTGCCGCCGGCGAAGTGAGCGAGGCGAGCCTAACCCGCTGGATCAGGGATAATTGGCCTTCCGAATGA
- a CDS encoding AbrB family transcriptional regulator yields the protein MSERSKIAPDTRGQLIGTVEIKKIGNSSGIILSKDVMARMNVSVGDTLYATLTPDGGVRLTPHDPDFEKAMEVARRGMKRYHNALAELAK from the coding sequence ATGAGCGAACGATCGAAAATTGCGCCTGATACCCGTGGCCAATTAATCGGAACAGTCGAGATCAAGAAGATTGGCAATTCTTCGGGGATTATCCTCTCGAAGGATGTAATGGCTCGAATGAATGTCAGCGTTGGCGATACGCTTTATGCGACACTTACGCCCGACGGTGGAGTTCGACTAACTCCCCACGATCCGGATTTTGAGAAGGCGATGGAAGTCGCGCGGCGTGGCATGAAGCGTTACCACAATGCCTTGGCCGAGCTTGCCAAATGA
- a CDS encoding Re/Si-specific NAD(P)(+) transhydrogenase subunit alpha, translating into MKIAVAKEIDPSEPRVAASPDTIKKFKALGVDIAVEPGAGIKSGLPDSEFTAAGATVSADALKDADIIIKVKRPEASELAQYKRGALVIAIMDPYGNEAALKTIADAGVSAFAMELMPRITRAQVMDVLSSQANLAGYRAVIEAAEAFGRAFPMMMTAAGTIPAAKVFVMGVGVAGLQAIATARRLGAVVTATDVRPATKEQVESLGAKFLAVEDEEFKNAQTAGGYAKEMSKEYQAKQAALTAEHLKKQDIVITTALIPGRPAPKLVSSEMVKSMKPGSVLVDLAVERGGNVEGAKPGEIVDADGVKIVGYTNVAGRVAASASSLYARNLFSFIETLIDKPSKSLAVNWEDELVKATALTKDGAVIHPNFQPKA; encoded by the coding sequence ATGAAGATTGCCGTTGCCAAGGAAATCGATCCATCCGAGCCGCGGGTCGCCGCTTCCCCCGACACCATCAAGAAGTTCAAGGCGTTGGGCGTCGATATCGCGGTCGAGCCTGGCGCGGGGATCAAGTCGGGCCTGCCGGATTCGGAATTCACCGCGGCCGGCGCTACCGTCAGCGCGGACGCGTTGAAGGATGCCGACATCATCATCAAGGTGAAGCGGCCGGAAGCCTCCGAGCTTGCCCAGTACAAGCGCGGCGCGCTGGTGATCGCCATCATGGATCCCTACGGCAATGAGGCCGCGCTGAAAACCATCGCGGATGCCGGCGTCTCGGCGTTCGCGATGGAATTGATGCCGCGCATCACCCGCGCCCAGGTGATGGATGTGCTGTCCAGCCAGGCGAATCTGGCCGGCTATCGCGCGGTGATCGAGGCGGCCGAAGCTTTCGGCCGCGCCTTCCCGATGATGATGACCGCGGCCGGCACCATTCCGGCCGCCAAAGTGTTCGTGATGGGCGTCGGCGTTGCCGGCCTGCAGGCGATCGCGACCGCGCGGCGGCTCGGCGCCGTCGTCACCGCGACTGACGTGCGGCCCGCGACGAAAGAGCAGGTCGAAAGTCTCGGCGCCAAATTCCTCGCGGTCGAGGACGAAGAGTTCAAGAACGCCCAGACCGCCGGCGGCTACGCCAAGGAAATGTCGAAAGAGTACCAGGCCAAGCAGGCCGCGCTCACCGCCGAACATCTCAAGAAGCAGGACATCGTGATCACGACGGCGCTGATCCCGGGGCGCCCGGCGCCGAAACTCGTCAGCAGCGAGATGGTCAAGTCGATGAAGCCGGGTTCGGTGCTGGTCGATCTCGCGGTCGAGCGCGGCGGCAATGTCGAGGGCGCCAAGCCCGGCGAGATCGTCGACGCCGACGGCGTCAAGATCGTTGGCTACACCAATGTCGCCGGCCGCGTCGCGGCATCGGCGTCGAGCCTGTACGCCCGCAACCTGTTTTCATTCATCGAGACCCTGATCGACAAGCCCAGCAAGTCGCTCGCGGTGAACTGGGAGGACGAACTGGTGAAAGCCACCGCGCTGACCAAGGACGGCGCCGTCATCCATCCGAACTTCCAGCCGAAAGCATAA
- a CDS encoding aa3-type cytochrome c oxidase subunit IV, with product MADHNEVAYTTADGNDYPAHEQTYEGFIMLVKYGTAAVVIIVALMGFFLT from the coding sequence ATGGCTGACCATAACGAAGTGGCCTACACGACCGCGGATGGCAACGATTATCCGGCCCATGAGCAGACCTATGAAGGTTTCATCATGCTGGTGAAATACGGCACTGCCGCCGTCGTCATCATCGTCGCCCTGATGGGCTTCTTTCTCACTTGA